The genomic segment GAAATCGATAAATCAAGAAGATTGGCCAGATCAGCAGTGGAACAAGAAAAATGCGTAACCGCCCGGATTTCGCTGTGTCGATCGACGCAACAAGTTTGATGATCAAACCCTTCAAAGAGCTGGCCAGAAGAACAGCGCCAAGGACACCCTGCATCAGCTGAACCCAGGAGGTGGTTCCCCAGCCCGCCTGGCTGATCGTCAGCACATTGGCGATCAAAATAATGATTAGGGCACTGCCCACCAATCCTGTGATCCACGACGCCAGAATGCCGATAAAGAGGATTCGTTCCCGTCTTAATCGCGAGGCGACAAGAAATTGATTGTTGTCCTGAAGAGAATCCTCAAGTTGATCGTGAATCGAAGCCAAGTCTGCCACTTATTGTCTTTACTCAGAGTTAACCATATTAAGCCCCCTTTAGGGGCTCGTTTTAGTCGCTCTGAAAACCATCTGCTGGCAACAGCTCCTCGTTGCGATCAGGCACCGGGATTGCCGCTTGCAACGCCTGACCAGGCCCGATCCATCAGCGAATCTCTTACTGGTGACATGCACATTCAACGGCGAGATCGCTTGCTTCGATGGTTTAAATCCCTGTGCTGATTGTGAAAATCAATGTGTCAACGGATCTTGAACGCAGACTGAACCGGACCAAGGTCTTCCGATCATGATGCCGCTGGATCTGCCGCTGCCCTGCCCGCTGGATGCCGGCTGGGACTTGATCCGCACGGAAGCCCTCCCCCGCGAAGCCAGGGACGGACGCCCGATCGGCGGTTTCTCAGCTGCCGCGTACCAGCCCCGGCAGGATCGTCTCTGGTTGCTCAGTGATTCACCTCGTGGACATCTGATCCCCTGGGGCGGGCTGGCCAAGCTGCTTCGGGGAACCCAGACCAAGCTCACGCCTGGTCCGCGCTTGCAGTTGCGAGATCGGTCGGGTCAACCGTTGCCGGAGGGATTTGACGGTGAAGGTCTGGTGCTGGACGGGAACAATGCCTGGATTGCCAGCGAGGGGCAACGCACGCCGGAACGCCCGGCCAGATTGATCCGCATCGATCTGGCGACGGGGCGGCAGCAGCAGACCATTCCACTTCCAGACAGCTGGCAGGCCTCACCGGGACGGGGACTGGCGGTCAACAAGGGACCGGAATCGCTCACGGCACTGAGCCCGACGGAGCTGCTGCTGGCCGCTGAACGGCCATTGCTGCAGAGCGATGACCCCGCGGCGGTGCCGATCGCACGGATCGGCCACCATGGAGCCGTGGGGCTGAGTGGATCAATGGATCTCTCGTCTGTTGGAGAAAACGACGGGCTGACCGAGCTCCTGGCACTGCCTGCCTCCCATCACGTGCTGGGTCTGATCCGCGGCTATCAGCCGCCGATCTCCTGGTCCGCCACGCTGCTTCTGCTTCCTTACCCCGACAGGTCGGCTCCACCTCTGAAGCCGGTGTTGGGGTGGGATCTGCTGGCTGCCGGTCTGCCTGCAGACAACTGGGAGGCCCTGGCTGTTGGTCCTCAGTTGAGCGATGGACGCACTACGTTGGTATTGGCGAGTGACGACAACTTCAACCCACTCCAGTCAAGCTGGATCGCAGTGATGGCTCCGCGCCGCACTGACGCCTGCCCTGACTGATGCGATGACGCTGCGCCGCCGCTCTGTTCTGTCCATGCTCGGCTTTGGGGGCGTGGGTTTGCTTGCGGCCAAGGCCGGGGGTAGCTCTTCAGCCCGCGCGTCCGCTGCTTCGCCAAACAGCAGCGCTTTCCCCTTTCAACCGGTGCGCGTTCCCCTGCCGGTGAACAGTGATGGCCTGACGGCAGCTCAACAGCAGACCACCTACCGCGAGATGACTGTTGAGGACCGGCTTGTCGTGCCGGAGGGGTTCCGTTCCGATCTCCTCGCGGCATGGGGGGATGCCCTGGGCAGCAGTCGTTTCGGGTTCAACAACGATCACCTCGGCTTTGTGCAGCACGATGCGAACCGGGCATCGATGACCGTGAACTTCGAATACATCAGCCCGAAGCCCTGGGTGGATGGCTTTCAGGAGGTGGTGGGTCAGCCTCTCCCTTACACAGCTCTGGTGCGGTCCTTGGCGCCAGTGGATGGCGTGATCGATTGCACGGCCCTGGCCGCCACGGACCCCCGTCTGGGGCAGATCCGTGCCGTCGCTGATCAGGCGATGACCGATCTCGGGATTGGTGTGATGACCTTGAAACGCGATGGCAAGGGCCACTGGGTGCGCGCCAACGGCCCCCAGGACCGGCGCATCGATGGCATCGCCGGCCTCAACCATCCGGCCGATCGGCTGTGTTCGACAGGGCCGGCCACCAAGGTGTTTGAGGCGGCCAGCCGTCTGGGTTACAACGACGGACTGGGCAGCGCGGTGATCGGCACCTTCGCCAACTGCGGCGGCGGCACCACCCCCTGGGGCACGGTGCTCAGCGCGGAGGAAAATTTCCAGTCCCAGGTGCCGGAGCCCGTGTTCGCTGACGGCAGTTCTGTCCCTCCCGGGCAGCGTCCCTTCCTCTGCCGAGAGCGCAAGTTGTACGGGCTCGGCAATGTCTATGGCCTGGCGGGGAACAAGTACGGCTGGATGGTGGAAGTCGATCCGGACGCCCCCGATCAGCAGGCGGTCAAGCACACGGCGCTGGGACGGTTTCGCCATGAGGCGGTGGCGGTGCGTGCGGAAGCGGGCCAACCCCTGCTGGTGTATTCCGGCTGCGACAGACGCGGTGGCCATCTCTACCGCTTCGTCAGCAGCAAGACGGTCACGGATGTGAAGGACAAGGCCAATTCCCGTCTTCTGGAGGACGGTGAGCTGCAGGTGGCCCGCTTCCAGGCCGATGGCACGGGCACTTGGCTGCCGCTGCGCCCAGACACCGCGGTGGATCCATTCCTGCCAAGCCGGTTTGATCAAGCGGACCTCGCCTGCCCCGTGGAGCTTCCCAACAGCGATCGCCTGCAGGCCGTTGCCGAGCTGTTCCGCGACGATGCGTCCGTTCAGGCTTACCGCGAGCGTTACCCAACCCTTGCCAGCCTTTATCGGGGCGATGGGGATGCGTTGCAGGGGGCGATTTTGGTGGATGCCCACCTGGCGGCCAGCGCCATCGGGGCGACTCCGACCGCCCGTCCGGAAGACACCAAGATCGACCCCATCAGTGGTGATCTGTTGATTGCCTTCACGTCCGGTTCGCCGGGAAGCACCGGAGGTGCTGATCCTGCTGTGTTTCAGGGGCCGGAGGGTCAGTCCAGCTGGCCCAACGGCTGGGTGATGCGTCTCAGCGACCAGGGTGAGAACGGTTTCCGCTGGAGGATGGCAGCGACTGGGGGCACCCCCTGGGCCGGTGGTCTGGGGTTCACCAATCCCGACAATGTGGCTGTCGACTCGAAAGGAAATCTCTGGGTTGTCACGGATCGCTCGATGAAAGGGTCAGCGGGGGATGTGTTCGGCAACAACAGCTGCTGGTTTGTACCGCGTCAGGTTGACTCGGAGGAGTCGGCAGCCTGTTTTGCCATCGGTCCCATGGAGTGTGAGGTCACCGGCGTCTGTCTGGATCGCCCGGAGGAGACAGTCTTCCTTGCGATTCAGCATCCCGGTGAGCTGCATGGATCTCGCCAGCAGGGCGATGAGGAGTTCCAGGCTCATGACCTGGTGGATCGTGAGGGCAACGTCTTTCAGCAACTGCGCCGGCTCCCGCTTGGCTCCAACTGGCCAGCCCAGGCGCCCGATCGGCCGCCCCGCTCCGGTGTGGTGGCGATCCGTCGCAGCAGCGGTCAGTCCTTGCTGGAGGCCTGATCGAGGCTTGGCACCAGCGCCATCGATGCCAGCAGGCCCAGCACCAGGATCATCAGGGCCGGCAGCAGAGCTTCGGCGAGCCGTTCATCGCCGGCGTACTGATAGACCCGCACGGACAGGGTGTCGAAATCGAAGGGGCGCAGCGCGAACGTGAGCGGCAGTTCCTTCACCGTGTCGACGAACACCAACAACAGCCCAACGGTCATCGGACCCCGCAGCAGGGGGAGATGCACGTTCTGAAGAACCTGAAGCCAGTTCAGTCCCATGCCGGTTGCAGCCTCATCCAATGACGGATTGATGCGCTCCAAGGCGGCATCAATTCCACCTTTGGAGACGGCCAGAAATCGGTCGCTGTATCCCCAGAGCAGAAGAACAATCGGACTGAACTGCCATGGTGCGTTGGCAAACAGCAGAGCCAAGGCCAGCACGGTGCCTGGAATGGCGTAGCCCATCCCGGCCAGGAAGGTGAGGCCTTTCAGCCAGCCAGCCTCGATCCAGCGTTTCGCCAGGGCAAGAATCAGTGATGCCAGGACGGCGAGCAGAGCTGCGGCAAGCCCGAGCAGAAAGGTCCGTAGGACCATGACAAACAGATCGTCTCCCTGAGGCTGGCTGAGCTGATCGAGGTTCAGAGCGCCCCAGCAGAGAGGGATGCCGAGACTCAGGGCGGGCGGAAGCAGAGCGAGAAGCTGCGCGGATAAGGCCCGAGGACCGCTCAGGTTCCAGGCCGTTGCATCCCCTCCGCCAACACCGTCGCTCCAACGACGGCTGCGTTGACGCAGCTGACGTTCGGCTGCGACGAGACCGAGCACAATGACCAGGGTGACCAGCGCCAGTGCAATCGCTCCAGCGGGATTCCCTTCCGCCTGCCAGGCCTCGAGAATTCCGGCGGAAAGACTCGGAATACCCAGCAGTTCGACGGCTCCAAGTTCGTTCACGATTTCCATTCCCATCAGGGCGATCCCCGCACCGATGGCTGGCAGGGCAATCGGCAAGGCAACGCGACGGAAGGCTTGCCACGGCCCAACGCCGAGGCTTCGGCAGGCTTCAAGCTGGCGGCGACCACTGACGGAGAAGCTTTCGGTGCTCAACAGAAACACGTAGGGATAAGTACTGAGCGCCATCACGGTGATGCCCCAGCCGATGCCGTGGATGAGAAATCCGCTGCGACTGCCCAGGTCGATCAACGTGGCCGAGAGCAGATAAGCGGGGGTTGCCAGGGGGATCAGCTGGGCGATGCGTAGCCAGCGGCGGCCAGGGAAACGACAGTTGCTGAGAAGCCAGCCGTTGGCCGCTCCGATCACCGTGCCGACGAGGGCACTGCCGATCAGAAGCTGAAGGGTGCCAAGAATCTGTTCGCCGCCATCAGCACTGAGTTGAAGAACGTTTCCTTCAGAGGCTTGAATGGCCTCACTGATTAAACTTAATAGAGGCCAGATTGCCAGAAGGGCGATTGACGCGGAAAGAACAACAAGAACAGTTCTGTTGCCGGAACGTATCAGAGGAGTTATCGCCATTCAGCTCGACCGGTCAATTGTTTTTCGGATTCTATACAGCAACTCAGGGAGTGGTGATCAGCATCTGATCTGGCATGATTTGATGCCAATTGATGTTGTCGTTAGTCGATGAAATATGGCTCGACGCCGGGTAAGGCGGTGCTGACTCTGTTTCTTTGCCTGGCAAAAGTGATGCCTCTGAGCAAAGTCATTCGTATCGTAAAAACTTGTTTTCACCGTCAGGAAACCGCTTGAACCAGGGTCCCAGGGCAGTGGATCCGTCGGAAGATTTTTTTCAGGAAAAGCGTGAGCGTGTTGTCGCCGCTGGCTCGCAATCGATAACGGCCGGGTTGCACTGAAGCGCATAACGAAACCGGCTTGAGAACAAATTCGGGGGTGCTCCGACGCTGTTTTAGGGAGCTCAGATGAGGTCTACTTGAATGGCACGATCAATGTCGATTGACAGTTAAAAGATGTCATATCAATGAAGGTCGATGATCAACAATCGGTCAAGGTTTAAATCGCACATCGCATCAACTCAATTGATGCGGTCGTCCGGACCGTTCCTTTTCATGATTCACCGTACTGACTCAATTAATCGTTGCTGGTGGTGAATCCTGTCGCGCTTCAGTCGATCTGGCACCGATACCCCGGATCGGGTGATGTCTGGTCACTCAGGGGCATCGATCTTGATATCGCCGAAGGAGAGCTTCTCGGCCTTCTGGGGCCATCGGGTTGCGGAAAAACGACCCTTCTGCGCTGTATTGCAGGTTTTGAACATCCTGCCAAGGGGACCATTCTCATGCACGGGGCTCCGGTGGCTGGTGCAGGGCGACTGGTTCCACCCGAGCGACGTGGTGTGGGCATGGTCTTTCAGGACTATGCCCTCTTCCCTCACCTGACGGCTTGGCAGAACGCCTGTTTCGGTTTGGTGAGGGGTGCCGACACCAGCCGTGTGTCCTGGCTGTTTGAGCTGCTTGGGATTCAAGGGCTCGAGAAGCGCTTTCCCCATCAGCTTTCCGGTGGGCAGCGTCAACGCCTGGCCCTGGCCAGGGCCTTGGCCCCCTCGCCAAGGGTTGTGTTGCTCGACGAACCTTTTTCCAGCCTGGATGTTGAGGTGCGTCTACGCCTTCGCGGCGAACTCAGCGGAGTGTTGCAGGCCTGCGGTGCGAGCGGCGTCATCGTGACCCACGATCCA from the Synechococcus sp. KORDI-100 genome contains:
- a CDS encoding esterase-like activity of phytase family protein, giving the protein MMPLDLPLPCPLDAGWDLIRTEALPREARDGRPIGGFSAAAYQPRQDRLWLLSDSPRGHLIPWGGLAKLLRGTQTKLTPGPRLQLRDRSGQPLPEGFDGEGLVLDGNNAWIASEGQRTPERPARLIRIDLATGRQQQTIPLPDSWQASPGRGLAVNKGPESLTALSPTELLLAAERPLLQSDDPAAVPIARIGHHGAVGLSGSMDLSSVGENDGLTELLALPASHHVLGLIRGYQPPISWSATLLLLPYPDRSAPPLKPVLGWDLLAAGLPADNWEALAVGPQLSDGRTTLVLASDDNFNPLQSSWIAVMAPRRTDACPD
- a CDS encoding PhoX family phosphatase gives rise to the protein MTLRRRSVLSMLGFGGVGLLAAKAGGSSSARASAASPNSSAFPFQPVRVPLPVNSDGLTAAQQQTTYREMTVEDRLVVPEGFRSDLLAAWGDALGSSRFGFNNDHLGFVQHDANRASMTVNFEYISPKPWVDGFQEVVGQPLPYTALVRSLAPVDGVIDCTALAATDPRLGQIRAVADQAMTDLGIGVMTLKRDGKGHWVRANGPQDRRIDGIAGLNHPADRLCSTGPATKVFEAASRLGYNDGLGSAVIGTFANCGGGTTPWGTVLSAEENFQSQVPEPVFADGSSVPPGQRPFLCRERKLYGLGNVYGLAGNKYGWMVEVDPDAPDQQAVKHTALGRFRHEAVAVRAEAGQPLLVYSGCDRRGGHLYRFVSSKTVTDVKDKANSRLLEDGELQVARFQADGTGTWLPLRPDTAVDPFLPSRFDQADLACPVELPNSDRLQAVAELFRDDASVQAYRERYPTLASLYRGDGDALQGAILVDAHLAASAIGATPTARPEDTKIDPISGDLLIAFTSGSPGSTGGADPAVFQGPEGQSSWPNGWVMRLSDQGENGFRWRMAATGGTPWAGGLGFTNPDNVAVDSKGNLWVVTDRSMKGSAGDVFGNNSCWFVPRQVDSEESAACFAIGPMECEVTGVCLDRPEETVFLAIQHPGELHGSRQQGDEEFQAHDLVDREGNVFQQLRRLPLGSNWPAQAPDRPPRSGVVAIRRSSGQSLLEA
- a CDS encoding iron ABC transporter permease gives rise to the protein MAITPLIRSGNRTVLVVLSASIALLAIWPLLSLISEAIQASEGNVLQLSADGGEQILGTLQLLIGSALVGTVIGAANGWLLSNCRFPGRRWLRIAQLIPLATPAYLLSATLIDLGSRSGFLIHGIGWGITVMALSTYPYVFLLSTESFSVSGRRQLEACRSLGVGPWQAFRRVALPIALPAIGAGIALMGMEIVNELGAVELLGIPSLSAGILEAWQAEGNPAGAIALALVTLVIVLGLVAAERQLRQRSRRWSDGVGGGDATAWNLSGPRALSAQLLALLPPALSLGIPLCWGALNLDQLSQPQGDDLFVMVLRTFLLGLAAALLAVLASLILALAKRWIEAGWLKGLTFLAGMGYAIPGTVLALALLFANAPWQFSPIVLLLWGYSDRFLAVSKGGIDAALERINPSLDEAATGMGLNWLQVLQNVHLPLLRGPMTVGLLLVFVDTVKELPLTFALRPFDFDTLSVRVYQYAGDERLAEALLPALMILVLGLLASMALVPSLDQASSKD
- a CDS encoding ABC transporter ATP-binding protein codes for the protein MVNPVALQSIWHRYPGSGDVWSLRGIDLDIAEGELLGLLGPSGCGKTTLLRCIAGFEHPAKGTILMHGAPVAGAGRLVPPERRGVGMVFQDYALFPHLTAWQNACFGLVRGADTSRVSWLFELLGIQGLEKRFPHQLSGGQRQRLALARALAPSPRVVLLDEPFSSLDVEVRLRLRGELSGVLQACGASGVIVTHDPGEALAICDRVAVMRDGSLHQCASPQEIVRDPATAFVGSFVLQSNVIPVQPPRKGELSCALGSFRNRAQLEALQQDWPDESCVLVDPQAIGLVAEPGAQASVLGREFLGDLWEYRIRLGDLLLRARCPLEQDYLPHARCRVALKDDASVKLLPQRIDLRKIGF